The sequence ATGTATTTCGGAAGTGTTCGAAAAGATTTTTTCGTCGCCGAACATTGCTTCGAAAAACTGGGTTTACGAACAATATGATTCAATGGTAAGAACAAATACCGTAGTCGGTCCGGGTTCCGATGCGGCGGTTATAAGAATCAAAGACACACAAAAAGCGATTGCCGCCACTACCGATTGCAACGGAAGATATGTCTATTTGAATCCTAAGGAAGGAACGAAAATAGCGGTGGCCGAAGCGGCAAGGAATGTTGTCTGTTCCGGGGCGGTACCTCTGGCTATTACAAATTGCCTGAATTTCGGAAATCCTTATAAACCGGAAATGTACTGGACATTCAAAAAAGCTATTGAAGGCATGGGAGAAGCCTGCCGATTTTTCAATACTCCCGTCACGGGCGGCAACGTAAGCTTTTACAATGAAAGCCCGGACAGAGCCGTCTATCCCACTCCGGTAATCGGAATGGTGGGAATTATCGAAAATATCGACAATGTAACAACGGCGGAATTCAAGGATACCGGCGATTTGATTTACCTGCTCGGCGAAGATTATGAAGAAATAGGCGGAAGCGAATACCTGAAAATCCAGCATAACACGGTTAAAGGCAACATTCCCAGAATCGACCTCCAGACAGAAAAGGACCTTCACAACCTAATACTTGAATTAATCGAAAAGAAAGTCATTAAATCCGCTCACGACATTTCCGAAGGCGGCGTTATGGTAGCGCTCGCCGAATGTTGTATTATTAACAAGGAAAAGCCGGTCGGAGCAAAAGTTCATATCCCCGTTAAATCCAGGGAAGATTTTTCGTTCTTCTCTGAAAGCCAGTCGAGAGTGATTGTCTCAGTGAGTCCGGAAAATAAAGAAGCTTTCGAGCAAATAGCTTCCAAGAGTTTTACTCCTTATACTTTTCTGGGTGAAACGACAGACAAAATCTTTTCTGTAAACGATCAATACCAATTTAAGTTGGAGCATTTGATCAAGCTCTATTATTCTTCCATTTCAGAAAAAATGAATATCGGTTGACCGTAAATAATGAACAAACTTTTTCAAAGAGCTAATAACGTTCTGAAAGTACTGAAATATTACTTGTCGGGATTATACCACAGAATCGAAGAGCACAACCTGTTTCTTTCGGGCGCGGGTATTGCATATTCATTGTTGCTGAGTATGATCCCGCTTATATTGTTAATTTTTTCTCTGCTCGGCAATGTATTCGACACAGCGCGTCTCGAAAGAATAATTAATCAGATTATCCAATTGCTGCTTCCTTACAAGCAATATGCGGATTATGCTAAAGATGTTATCAGCAGAAGGCTGCCGCAGGTAATAGAATACAAAACGCTTGCAGGATATCTGGGCTTGATCGGTTTAATTGTTACGTCAACGTGGATATTCAGCAGTTTAAGGACAATTCTCAATCAAATTTTTCATACGAAAATTGAAAAGCACGCACTAATCGGATTCTTGCGCGATATCGGGATGGTAATTCTCGTCGTTGTGTTTATATCGCTCTCGACGCTTGTATTTCCGATATTAAATATAATTGTGGAAAACGCGCAAAACTCAAATGTAATATCGTATGTGGAAATCGCTAAAGTATGGAATATAGCAGTCTGGATAATATCACTCATAGTTATGTTATTCCTTTTTTTTCTGCTCTATTATCTGATTCCTTATGAACAATTACCGAAAAGAGTTGCGCTCGCGAGCGCTCTTTCCACCACGGTGTTGTGGGAACTTGCCCGGAGTTTGTTCGGTTATTACATTCGTAATTTTCTCAATACAAATCCTTTTTATGGCGCTTTTGTTCTGTTTGTTGTTATATTGCTCTGGATTTTTTATTCGTCGTGCATATTTATTGCCGGAGCGGAAATCGGACAATTGTACAGGGAGAGGATGAATGAAAAGACATCCTAGTTTGGTAGAACTATCCAAAGAGCACCACGACGGGTTAATACTTGCGCAGATTTTGAAAAAGGACGCTCCCGCTTATCGCGATTTGCCGTCGGATCGGGAAGGGAAAAGAAAATACGCCTTGCAGTTTTATCGGGAAGATCTGGTAAAACATTTTTATAAAGAAGAAAAAATTCTTTTGCCGTTCTGTTCGGGTATATCGCCCGAGCTCGACAAACTGTTTCAAAGAATGCTTGAAGAACATAAGCGATTGGAAAAACTGTTTGATAAACTGAAAAATGAAAGCGACTACGAAAACGCGATGCACGAAATAGGAAAGCTCTTGGACGACCATATCAGAATGGAAGAAAGGGAATTATTCGAATCTGTCCAAAAACACCTGGACGAAGAAAAATTATCCTTACTGTCTCAAAAGTTAAAAGGATGAACAAATGAAAAAATTTATGAAAGCGTTGATGATGATGGTTTTTATTCTTGTGCCGCTGATCACAATGTCTTTGATTGTTCAGTGCGGCAATACTCATGAGAATAAAACAGCGGAAATAAAAGATGTAAATGAGAAAAAAGACGCGAAACCGGAAGAGAGAAAAGAGATAAAAGATCAGCCTGCAAAGGAACTTGAAAAAGCCGCGCAGCTAAAAGTGAAAGTACGCAGGAAAAAAGCGGGTTTTTTCTTGCGAAACGGTCAAAGACCCTCCAAATTAACTCTTATTGAAGAACTCTATTTCAATGAAAAAGGACAAAGAACTAAACTGATAAGATATACAGCCACGGGCGGCACCGATCTGGTTTATCAGTTCGCTTATGACAATAGCGGCAAATTGATTTCTACGGAAGTTTACGACAATTTCGGAAATCTTACAACTCGCAGAGAATCGGAATATGACGACGGCGGAAATG comes from Melioribacter roseus P3M-2 and encodes:
- a CDS encoding hemerythrin domain-containing protein, which translates into the protein MKRHPSLVELSKEHHDGLILAQILKKDAPAYRDLPSDREGKRKYALQFYREDLVKHFYKEEKILLPFCSGISPELDKLFQRMLEEHKRLEKLFDKLKNESDYENAMHEIGKLLDDHIRMEERELFESVQKHLDEEKLSLLSQKLKG
- a CDS encoding YihY/virulence factor BrkB family protein, with translation MNKLFQRANNVLKVLKYYLSGLYHRIEEHNLFLSGAGIAYSLLLSMIPLILLIFSLLGNVFDTARLERIINQIIQLLLPYKQYADYAKDVISRRLPQVIEYKTLAGYLGLIGLIVTSTWIFSSLRTILNQIFHTKIEKHALIGFLRDIGMVILVVVFISLSTLVFPILNIIVENAQNSNVISYVEIAKVWNIAVWIISLIVMLFLFFLLYYLIPYEQLPKRVALASALSTTVLWELARSLFGYYIRNFLNTNPFYGAFVLFVVILLWIFYSSCIFIAGAEIGQLYRERMNEKTS